CCAATGATAGCATATACACCTCGGTTTATAGCATATACACCTCTGTGAAATATATTGCCTTCACTACACCCCAAGACACGTCCTTTGACTATTTCAACGGTTCCAGACATTCTTCATCCTTTGACGGTAATCCTGGTTGGTGTTTTGCTTTATATCGACGTACAAGAGGCTCGTTAAGCAACAGTGCTGCGGCGCAGAAGGATGACACACCAAGGTACTGGAAACAGGGTAGATAGGATCCGCTCAAATCACGTAATACCCCTGAAACACACAcatgttaaaaaaaatgaaaacatgatcTAACACGGTCTATTGATGATGTGGCGTGATGTTCTGAGGATACTTCAAATATCTTAGTTCGTTACTAAAGTTTCATGTAGACAGCAACCTCAGGTAGAatatattctgcaaaaaccaaTTTGGGGTTAATGCTGCATTTCACATCCGTTCAGTTATGTCAAGGTGTGTCAACTCAGTGTAAGAAAAGCCCAAGTATGAGATGTTTTCTGCATTTCTGAAGTCATCAAGCATGCAAATAGAGCTATCAGAGTCAGAGCCATAACCTTTCAGAATCTATGCTGCAAACCCACAGTTTGGCAATCGGCACATCGGCAATCAAGAGGAGAACGATAATGTGTGGAACAGATTGGCAAGTAACTTTCCTGTGTGACTTTTTGATTGCTACATGCATATTGCTCATGAACAATCAATGGAGATTAAACTGAGTCAAAATGAACTGATATGATTGTACTATGCAGGGTACATTACCTAAAATTGGATGTGTCAATGCAACTGCCAATCCTTGGAATAACGTTGTAAATCCGATTGTCTTTGCCATACAATCGATTCCCATGAAATCGACTATAACCAGTGGAAGAAGGCACGGGAAGGCACATCCGAAGATACCAACCACTACACAATAAGCTACAAGAAGAGGATATGTGGTATAAAACATTATAAACTGTGATGCCACTCCTACTATCACAAGACCAAGAGCCATAATTTGACAGACACGGAGATATCCAAGATCGGCTACAAAGCCATAAAACAGTCGACAAAAAAAGTCTAGAATTCCAGAGATGAGCAACAGAAACGCTGCATCTGACTGACTGTATCCCATTTCATTCATCAGTGCAGGGAGGTAGGTTGGGACGTGTCTCACAACAACTCCAAACTGAGAGAATGTCATAATCAGAAGAAACATTGGATTCTTGAATAAAGAAAAGTCAAATGCTCTGAACACTTTCACAATGTTTCTAACGACGGCAGATTTTATGTGCTTTCGATCATCGACGCGTGTGTCCTTTTTAGCTGTATCCATCTGTTTGGGCGCGATTATTGGAAGACTCACAAGGTCTGGATGACTTGAGTATGCCGCTGTTTCATATTCGGAAACAGACTGTCTTTTAGAACCTTCAGAGTATGCTCTTTTTCTGAAGGAATCATCGTCGCTTTTTGAATCAGTCAATTTATTGCAGGTGTCGTTTACAACAACATCACAACTCCTTGTACTTCCAGTGTGAATATTCTCTGCATGTTTTCCTACATGCCGTGGCCCAGTGGCATTTTCATCTCTGATGGTCTCTCTCACTTCAACATCAACGCCGTCAACTGGTTCTTCACGAGTGCCACTGGGCTTCACTTTTCTTTCATAGAAATGAAGAGGTCGATATAGGGATGCCCCTACCCACATATTCATTGTTAGACCTGCGTATATAAGCATTGTTCCTCGTATCCCGTATTCGTCAAGCAAATATTGAGCAAGTACTGGGAATACACTTGCTACACTCAATGCTGTACTTGCAGCTGTTGTAGCCCGACCTCGTCGTTTCTTGAAGTATTTTCCAATCAACACTAAACCCGGCGCGTGTACCATTGAATTGCCCATGCCTAAAACAAAAGAATGGAAAGAGTCACTGTGGGCATGAATATTTATGAACGTgttatgggtgatgttgttgacaTTGCCCGGGAGACGATATCAATACTGGAACAAACAGTGCCACTTTAGGCAATCTTTA
This genomic interval from Haliotis asinina isolate JCU_RB_2024 unplaced genomic scaffold, JCU_Hal_asi_v2 scaffold_17, whole genome shotgun sequence contains the following:
- the LOC137269833 gene encoding monocarboxylate transporter 5-like — translated: MAVRNNHADDDGGESVETEVKPPEEDKTTLPIDRGWAWAILGGCFLNALLMGAYNRSLALFFVEYLEMFGASTTETTLILGVRAMTLSLMSPVAMNVVLEFVGTRKTVMLGGLFSVLAILSAAFAPNILVIICVHSVLSGMGNSMVHAPGLVLIGKYFKKRRGRATTAASTALSVASVFPVLAQYLLDEYGIRGTMLIYAGLTMNMWVGASLYRPLHFYERKVKPSGTREEPVDGVDVEVRETIRDENATGPRHVGKHAENIHTGSTRSCDVVVNDTCNKLTDSKSDDDSFRKRAYSEGSKRQSVSEYETAAYSSHPDLVSLPIIAPKQMDTAKKDTRVDDRKHIKSAVVRNIVKVFRAFDFSLFKNPMFLLIMTFSQFGVVVRHVPTYLPALMNEMGYSQSDAAFLLLISGILDFFCRLFYGFVADLGYLRVCQIMALGLVIVGVASQFIMFYTTYPLLVAYCVVVGIFGCAFPCLLPLVIVDFMGIDCMAKTIGFTTLFQGLAVALTHPILGVLRDLSGSYLPCFQYLGVSSFCAAALLLNEPLVRRYKAKHQPGLPSKDEECLEPLK